The Falco rusticolus isolate bFalRus1 chromosome 5, bFalRus1.pri, whole genome shotgun sequence genome has a segment encoding these proteins:
- the PDGFB gene encoding platelet-derived growth factor subunit B translates to MPEAGRPRSCVRGCLREALLRGSPSMCPQPAGPEVGMNFGVVLAFILSLPLARLEGDPIPEDIYEILGGSSVRSISDLQRALRIDSVEEDSLSLNLNATQSGQNPVALSRKRRSLDALAAAEPAVLAECKTRAVVFEISRNMVDSTNANFVVWPPCVEVQRCSGCCNNRNVQCRPTQIRVRHVQVNKIEFVQRKPKFKKVIVPLEDHVQCRCEAVSRQPPRNSRPGPREQRRLSPSFTTAAVSQRQRVRRPPVQKRKHKKYKHVNDKKVLKEILIA, encoded by the exons ATGCCTGAGGCCGGGCGGCCGCGGAGCTGCGTGCGGGGCTGTCTGCGGGAAGCGCTCCTCCGGGGCTCGCCGTCCATGTGCCCGCAGCCGGCGGGGCCTGAAGTCGGGATGAATTTCGGCGTGGTCTTGGCGTTcatcctctccctgcctctggcCCGCCTGGAG GGGGACCCCATACCTGAAGACATTTATGAGATTTTGGGTGGCAGCTCAGTGCGATCCATCAGCGACCTCCAGCGTGCCCTGCGGATAGACTCCGTAG AGGAGGATAGCTTGAGCCTGAACCTGAATGCAACTCAGTCCGGTCAAAACCCTGTAGCCCTGTCTCGAAAGCGACGAAGCCTAG atgctctggcagcagcagagccagctgtcCTCGCTGAGTGCAAGACACGGGCAGTGGTCTTTGAAATCTCCCGCAACATGGTGGACAGCACCAACGCCAACTTTGTGGTTTGGCCACCCTGCGTGGAGGTGCAGCGCTGCTCTGGGTGTTGCAACAACCGCAATGTGCAGTGTCGCCCCACGCAGATTCGTGTCCGGCATGTCCAG GTGAACAAGATCGAATTTGTCCAGAGGAAGCCAAAATTCAAAAAAGTCATTGTGCCTTTGGAGGACCATGTGCAGTGTCGGTGTGAAGCAGTGTCCCGTCAGCCCCCCAGGAACAGCCGGCCAGGGCCACGTGAACAGAGAC GCTTGTCACCGTCATTCACCACAGCCGCTGTCTCACAGAGGCAGCGAGTACGCCGGCCGCCAGTGCAGAAGAGGAAACATAAGAAGTACAAGCATGTCAACGATAAGAAAGTGCTGAAAGAAATCCTCATAGCATAG